A part of Setaria viridis chromosome 8, Setaria_viridis_v4.0, whole genome shotgun sequence genomic DNA contains:
- the LOC117834524 gene encoding dof zinc finger protein PBF: protein MVASPPREEADPARNVKAKQAQQQQVAASGASERKPRPQQEQGLNCPRCNSTNTKFCYYNNNSMTQPRYFCKACRRNWTQGGTLRNIPMNQLTQQLLMMPTAMAPMPADFPIVLPTFMSTGGGGFELPSSDHHSLPFPPLSLPSNPGTTPSLLDMLTGGFLDGGIGALPFLPTPPSFGAMQHGHGIMVGSHDQQLVDPLKGVDQALKPPMAATGGSGLQQ, encoded by the exons ATGGTGGCATCACCACCCAGGGAGGAAGCAGATCCAGCTAGGAATGTTAAGGCCAAGCAGGCACAACAGCAGCAGGTGGCGGCGAGTGGCGCCAGCGAGCGTAAGCCGCGGCCACAGCAGGAGCAGGGACTAAACTGCCCACGCTGCAACTCCACCAACACCAAGTTCTGCTactacaacaacaacagcaTGACGCAGCCACGCTACTTCTGCAAGGCCTGCCGCCGCAACTGGACGCAGGGTGGCACCCTCCGCAACATCCCT ATGAACCAGCTCACGCAGCAACTGCTGATGATGCCGACTGCTATGGCACCTATGCCCGCCGACTTCCCCATTGTGCTCCCGACATTCATGTCGACAGGCGGCGGAGGATTCGAGCTCCCTAGCAGTGACCACCACTCCCTGCCCTTCCCACCCTTATCTTTACCGTCCAACCCTGGCACAACGCCGTCGTTACTGGACATGCTGACAGGAGGGTTTCTTGACGGCGGGATAGGGGCGCTGCCATTTCTTCCGACGCCGCCGTCATTTGGTGCGATGCAGCATGGGCATGGGATCATGGTTGGCTCACATGACCAACAGCTGGTGGATCCCCTGAAGGGTGTGGATCAGGCACTCAAGCCCCCTATGGCTgctactggtggtagtgggctCCAGCAGTGA